GGATATTACGGGCAGCGCCCTTTTCAAAAAGGTGTATGTGGCAGAATATGATCAGTATGGTGGCAAGCCCTTTGGAGGCATTGTAGGATTGTATGAGATCCATCATACGCCCCAGGATGAGTTCTGGCTGAAAACCATGGGCAAGGTTGCCGCAGCCAGTCATGCTCCCTACATCGGTTCCGTATCCCCCCGCTTTTTCGGCTGCGAGTCCATAGAAGAGCTGGCTGGCATCAAGGATCTGGAAGGTCTCATGAGCCATCCCAAATACGGATCATGGAATAAACTCAGGGATTCTGAGGAGGCCGCCTACATCGGCCTTACCCTGCCAAGATACATTGCACGGCTTCCCTATGATCCTGTAACCAATCCTACGGGCGATCTTATTTTCAGGGAAGAGGTAAAGGGTAGCGACAATAAGGATTATGTATGGGGCAGCAGCGCAGCCCTCTTTGCCCAGAACATGGTCAGATCCTTTACCCAGTCCGGCTGGTGCCAGCATATCCGGGGACCCAAGGGGGGCGGACTGGTTTCGGGCCTTCCCGTACATACCTTCAATGTGCGGGGTGAGGATGAGATCAAGGTGCCTGTGGAAATGGTTATCCCTGATTACAGGGAGCTTGAGTTCGCCAATGCCGGTTTCATGCCCCTTGTTTACAGAAAGGGAACGGCGGATGCCACCTTCTTCAGTGCCCAGTCCCTAAAAAAAGCCAAGAAATTCAAAGACCCCAAAGACTCGGAAAACGCCCAGCTCGTCACCAACCTTTCCTACACCCTTTCCATTACCCGCATTGCCCATTATGTGAAATGCATCATGCGGGATAACATCGGCAGCACGGCCGATGCATCCTATATCAAGCAGACCCTTGAAGCCTGGATTTTTAAATATGTGACAACAGCGGTGAACCCCGATGACCTTACGCTTCGCTACTACCCCTTTAAGGCGGCAGCCGTGGAGGTGGCCCCCAGAGAAGGTATGATCGGATGGTACGACTGTGGTATCAGCATTCTTCCCCATATTCAGTTTGAAGGCATGGATGTGGAGCTGAGGCTGGATGCAAGGCTTTAGGCAATTATCTGTGATGATAATCTCCGTTAGCGCACCCTTTTAATTCTATCAAGGAGGAAAGTCATGGCCGAATCTTCATTTAATTGCAGCGTATATCAGGGTTTTAATTTTCAGAAAGATGGTCAGGAGCTTGTGGGGCATCTGGTATCCCTTTCTATAGGGGGTGAAGCTTTGACAGCGGATATGGATGTGACGGATCCCACATCGGCCAATATGTCCGAATATGTCAAGGTTGTTGGGGTTATTTCCCAGATTTACTGGAATGGCGGCTATGCGGATCCCATCCAGCTTGCCTTTCAGGTGAGTACGGCGGTGAAAAACAAGGTTGCTGTTTTTCAGCACAGTGAACTTTCCAATACGGAAGTGAATATGCAGTTTAATATTTATGATTATGATCCCGATGCCAAGATGTATTATCTCTGCTTCCATTCCAATGAGACGGATCTTAATGGTCTCATCATGAAGTCCGGGGGAGAACTCGCATTTCACATAGACATGAACCAGTCCATGGAGGTGGTAAGCCCCAAGAACTATACCATGAGCCTTGGTGTCATGCCTGAGCCCAAGAGTCAGGACATTCACCTTGCCGTATCTAATACGGATAAGTTTGTTAAAAAATGGGGCGTTAACGTGGGCTGATTGGCGTGGTGCAGGATTATGATGCAGGCACAGGTTTGTTCTGTGCCTGCAGAAACATTCTGCCTCTTTGCCCTGCATTTTTCTTATATCCTTATTTTTTGAGGTTGATACATGGATAAGCTGGCTCGCATACGCTGGGAAATGGGTCAGACACTGCTTCCCGGACATCTCATTGCCCAGGAAGACGCCCTTG
Above is a genomic segment from Desulfobotulus mexicanus containing:
- the tssC gene encoding type VI secretion system contractile sheath large subunit translates to MADETLQEVKTEDQTEALDLKRFLSSMRLSTEVNEPVPMVQDGLATVQEDVSDEDRFISGLAALLMNMDPATGRFDKAIILDLVAKIDKMVNNQINEVIHHETFKKVESSWRSLNDLILNTNFKANVMIDMLDVSKDELFEDFESNAVDITGSALFKKVYVAEYDQYGGKPFGGIVGLYEIHHTPQDEFWLKTMGKVAAASHAPYIGSVSPRFFGCESIEELAGIKDLEGLMSHPKYGSWNKLRDSEEAAYIGLTLPRYIARLPYDPVTNPTGDLIFREEVKGSDNKDYVWGSSAALFAQNMVRSFTQSGWCQHIRGPKGGGLVSGLPVHTFNVRGEDEIKVPVEMVIPDYRELEFANAGFMPLVYRKGTADATFFSAQSLKKAKKFKDPKDSENAQLVTNLSYTLSITRIAHYVKCIMRDNIGSTADASYIKQTLEAWIFKYVTTAVNPDDLTLRYYPFKAAAVEVAPREGMIGWYDCGISILPHIQFEGMDVELRLDARL